From one Butyricimonas faecihominis genomic stretch:
- a CDS encoding lysophospholipid acyltransferase family protein, whose product MGYKKVLAAFYRGVLSARYRVRLEGAGLLAERRATLFLPNHQASVDPQIVCSQLLRYVDVSPLVTEGYFKIPVVAQVLHLMNAVRVPDLEKSRRGVEIVAGLNRVVVDALAAGHNVLLYPAGQLTSSGLERVGNKQGAWQVCHQLPEGTRVVGMRIRGLWGSMWSRAKTGRSPNFAWTYLKGVFYVLANLLFFVPRRDVTITFEDITDDAVRYAAEGRQPFNRFLESFYNAPGEEQPLFLKHFFYVRGRGH is encoded by the coding sequence ATGGGTTATAAGAAGGTATTGGCGGCCTTTTACCGGGGCGTTTTGAGCGCCCGTTACCGGGTGCGCCTTGAGGGGGCGGGGTTGCTGGCCGAGCGGCGGGCAACGTTGTTTTTGCCTAATCATCAGGCGTCGGTCGATCCGCAGATTGTTTGTTCTCAGTTGTTACGTTACGTGGATGTGTCGCCGTTGGTGACGGAAGGGTATTTTAAAATCCCGGTGGTGGCTCAGGTGTTGCACTTGATGAACGCGGTGCGGGTACCGGATTTGGAGAAGAGCCGCCGGGGGGTGGAGATCGTGGCGGGGTTGAACCGGGTGGTGGTCGATGCTTTGGCGGCGGGGCATAACGTGTTGCTTTACCCGGCGGGGCAGTTGACGAGTAGCGGGTTGGAGCGTGTGGGGAACAAACAGGGGGCTTGGCAGGTGTGCCACCAGTTGCCGGAGGGAACGCGTGTCGTGGGTATGCGCATCCGGGGTTTGTGGGGGAGTATGTGGTCAAGGGCCAAGACGGGGCGCTCGCCGAATTTCGCGTGGACTTATCTGAAAGGGGTTTTTTACGTGCTGGCGAATTTGCTGTTTTTCGTGCCTCGGCGTGATGTGACGATTACTTTCGAGGACATTACCGACGACGCGGTGCGTTATGCCGCGGAGGGACGGCAGCCGTTCAATCGTTTCTTGGAGAGTTTTTATAATGCTCCGGGTGAGGAGCAACCTTTGTTTTTAAAACATTTCTTTTACGTGAGGGGACGGGGTCACTGA
- a CDS encoding MFS transporter, producing MAKRKNWFSLFFTNYLGVLNDNFLKTLACFICIAWVGKENESMVVTLASAALVIPYLLFSPLAGRLAKIYKKRKIVVWAKFAEMLIMVVATAGFLTHSTGLVLSSILLMGLQSALFSPSKYGLIRDIGGEEGISYGSGAMEMFAFVGILTGTLMAAFLSESVTIPVLCVILFGVALFGWLSSLTIRANESEPMKESHETLNPVKFVKDMFVRALAFKGLNLVVVGLATFWFIGSMIQMVLIVYCRSDLGMNDSETGIVMSLAAVGIGAGCYLAGVLSRRDVELGLVPYGGITTGLTLLAIFVFDAHGVTFGVLVFLAAFFSGMFKVPLDAWIQANVKGRELGDMLAYSNLITFLFMLMASGCFGGMTMFFDTKYVFIFLAVLTFAITIVLFSCVEEVRVRFKKFRLKN from the coding sequence ATGGCGAAGAGAAAGAATTGGTTTTCCCTGTTTTTCACGAATTATCTGGGAGTTTTGAATGATAATTTCCTGAAGACGCTGGCGTGTTTTATTTGCATAGCTTGGGTGGGGAAGGAGAACGAGTCGATGGTGGTGACGCTGGCATCGGCGGCATTGGTGATACCGTATTTGCTGTTTTCCCCGTTGGCGGGACGATTGGCGAAGATATATAAAAAGCGAAAGATTGTGGTTTGGGCGAAGTTTGCCGAGATGCTGATTATGGTCGTGGCCACGGCCGGGTTCCTGACGCACTCGACGGGACTGGTGTTGTCGTCCATTTTGTTGATGGGGTTGCAGAGCGCGCTGTTTTCTCCTTCGAAGTACGGGTTGATTCGTGACATCGGGGGTGAAGAGGGGATTTCTTACGGTTCCGGGGCCATGGAGATGTTCGCTTTCGTGGGTATTCTGACAGGGACGTTGATGGCGGCCTTTTTGTCGGAGAGCGTGACGATCCCGGTGCTGTGCGTGATCCTGTTCGGGGTGGCGTTGTTCGGTTGGTTGTCGAGTCTGACGATTCGGGCGAACGAGAGCGAGCCGATGAAGGAGAGCCACGAGACGTTGAATCCCGTGAAGTTTGTGAAAGATATGTTCGTGCGGGCGTTGGCGTTCAAGGGGTTGAATCTGGTGGTCGTGGGACTGGCCACGTTCTGGTTTATCGGTTCGATGATTCAAATGGTGCTTATCGTGTACTGCCGTTCGGATTTGGGGATGAACGATTCGGAGACGGGTATCGTGATGTCGTTGGCTGCCGTGGGAATCGGGGCGGGATGTTATCTTGCCGGGGTGTTGTCTCGTCGGGACGTGGAGTTGGGATTGGTGCCGTACGGGGGGATCACGACGGGATTGACGTTGCTGGCAATATTCGTTTTTGACGCTCACGGGGTGACGTTCGGTGTACTTGTGTTCCTCGCCGCGTTTTTCAGCGGGATGTTCAAGGTACCGCTGGATGCTTGGATTCAAGCGAACGTGAAGGGGCGGGAGCTGGGGGATATGTTGGCTTACTCGAACTTGATCACTTTTCTGTTCATGTTGATGGCGTCGGGGTGTTTCGGGGGAATGACGATGTTTTTCGACACGAAGTACGTGTTTATTTTTCTTGCCGTGCTGACGTTCGCGATCACGATTGTTTTGTTCTCGTGCGTGGAGGAGGTGAGGGTAAGGTTTAAGAAGTTTAGACTAAAGAATTAG
- a CDS encoding anthranilate synthase component II, with translation MENSKIKNILVIDNHDSFVYNLVQILRENEHCQFDIVYNDQIDFSSLDRYDKLLLSPGPGIPAEAGELLALIEHCKTTHDILGVCLGHQAIAESFGASLQQLPLPKHGHESPLTIVDPTDILYHGLTYPVQVGRYHSWIVNPHTLPSCLRISALDEEGHIMSFYHTSLPIRGVQYHPESIITRQGRQMINNWINEEKSL, from the coding sequence ATGGAGAATTCAAAAATAAAAAATATACTTGTCATTGATAATCATGACTCGTTCGTCTATAACCTCGTCCAAATCCTCCGGGAAAACGAACACTGCCAATTCGACATCGTTTATAACGACCAAATCGACTTTTCCTCGCTCGACCGCTACGACAAGCTCCTGTTATCCCCCGGACCGGGAATTCCAGCCGAGGCCGGAGAACTTCTCGCACTCATCGAGCATTGTAAAACCACTCACGACATCCTCGGTGTATGCCTCGGTCATCAAGCCATCGCCGAATCCTTCGGTGCCAGCTTGCAACAACTGCCTCTCCCCAAACACGGCCACGAAAGTCCCCTCACCATCGTCGATCCCACCGACATTCTCTACCACGGCCTCACCTATCCCGTGCAAGTAGGACGGTACCACTCATGGATCGTGAACCCTCACACGCTCCCCTCATGCCTCCGCATCAGCGCCCTCGACGAAGAAGGTCACATCATGTCCTTCTACCACACAAGCCTCCCCATCCGAGGCGTTCAATATCACCCCGAATCCATCATCACCCGCCAAGGCCGCCAAATGATTAACAACTGGATAAACGAAGAAAAGAGTTTATAA
- a CDS encoding B12-binding domain-containing radical SAM protein, whose product MLLLWLDLNSSYAHSSLALPAIHAQVEGKEGNVEWRKVSATINSNVGSVVAEIVAARPDVVAATAWLFTHEVLLKITARVKALLPECTIIFGGPEMLGDNEEYLRRNRHVACVFRGEGELGFHEWLGVYDCPSRWNEVVGLCWLDAEGVYHDGGLARVMEFDQLMIPEHSRFFDWTKPFVQLETTRGCFNTCAFCVSGAEKPVRVLSVERIRERLTVIRDHGIRDIRLLDRTFNGSSRRAIRLLELFREFAPGMRFHLEIHPALLSDEVKELLRELPAGLLHLEAGIQSLRENVLQACRRIGDLQAALDGLCYLASLPNLVVHADLIAGLPLYSLEQMIEDVRVLAGFGTGEIQLELLKLLPGTAMRAEAEALGIVYSPDVPYEVLQTKAMSVEDLRQARLLSRLIDGFYNALAWQGVTRKLIGHDECFLSDFLRWMEERELLEQPLSLERRGALLYEFCEERYPMFLTDISVAWIVAGIPFAKEPSKRLKPWSKEIPGDVVNVMGEYESVMRVYHLPGEKEEFWFGFDRGKSASRPLYVGKKLRGF is encoded by the coding sequence ATGTTACTTCTTTGGTTGGATTTGAATTCTTCGTATGCTCATTCTTCATTGGCTCTTCCGGCTATTCATGCTCAAGTGGAAGGAAAGGAGGGGAATGTGGAATGGAGGAAAGTTTCAGCGACGATTAATTCAAATGTGGGGAGTGTGGTGGCCGAGATCGTGGCGGCCCGGCCCGATGTGGTGGCGGCTACGGCATGGTTGTTCACGCATGAGGTGTTGTTGAAGATCACGGCTCGGGTGAAGGCGTTGTTACCGGAATGTACCATTATATTCGGGGGACCGGAGATGCTGGGGGATAATGAGGAGTATTTGCGTCGGAATCGGCACGTGGCTTGCGTGTTTCGGGGAGAGGGTGAGTTGGGATTTCACGAGTGGCTGGGGGTGTACGATTGTCCTTCCCGGTGGAATGAGGTTGTGGGGCTGTGTTGGTTGGATGCGGAGGGTGTGTATCATGATGGGGGATTGGCGAGGGTGATGGAGTTCGATCAATTGATGATTCCGGAACACAGTCGTTTTTTCGATTGGACAAAGCCATTCGTGCAGTTGGAAACGACGAGGGGGTGTTTTAATACTTGTGCTTTTTGCGTGAGTGGGGCGGAGAAACCCGTGCGGGTGTTGTCCGTGGAGCGTATTCGGGAACGCCTGACTGTTATTCGGGATCATGGTATTCGGGATATTCGGTTGTTGGATCGTACTTTTAACGGGTCTTCCCGGAGGGCGATTCGTTTGCTGGAGTTGTTCCGGGAGTTTGCTCCGGGGATGCGTTTTCATTTGGAGATTCATCCGGCGTTGCTTTCCGATGAGGTGAAGGAGTTGTTGCGGGAGTTGCCTGCCGGGTTGTTGCATCTGGAGGCGGGGATTCAGAGTTTACGGGAGAATGTGTTACAGGCTTGTCGGCGAATCGGTGATTTGCAGGCGGCTTTGGACGGGCTGTGTTATTTGGCGTCATTACCTAATTTGGTGGTACACGCTGATTTGATTGCCGGGTTACCATTGTATTCTTTGGAACAGATGATCGAGGATGTGCGGGTGCTGGCCGGTTTCGGAACGGGAGAGATCCAGTTGGAGTTGTTGAAATTATTACCCGGAACGGCGATGCGTGCGGAGGCAGAGGCTTTGGGAATTGTCTATTCCCCGGACGTGCCGTACGAGGTGTTGCAGACGAAAGCGATGTCGGTGGAGGATTTGCGTCAAGCCCGGTTGTTGTCTCGTTTGATTGATGGTTTTTATAATGCTTTGGCGTGGCAGGGGGTGACCCGTAAGTTGATCGGGCATGATGAATGTTTCCTGTCGGATTTTCTACGCTGGATGGAGGAACGGGAGTTGTTGGAGCAACCGCTTAGTTTGGAACGACGGGGGGCGTTGTTGTACGAATTTTGCGAGGAACGGTACCCGATGTTTCTGACTGATATTTCGGTAGCGTGGATTGTTGCGGGGATTCCTTTTGCTAAGGAACCGAGTAAGCGGCTGAAACCGTGGAGTAAAGAGATTCCGGGGGATGTGGTGAACGTGATGGGGGAATACGAGAGTGTGATGCGGGTGTATCATTTACCGGGAGAAAAGGAGGAATTCTGGTTCGGTTTCGATCGGGGAAAATCGGCGTCAAGGCCATTGTACGTGGGGAAAAAACTGAGGGGATTTTAG